The segment TTTCGACGCCACCGCGCTGGGCCAGGAACCATGGACGCCCCGGGAGCGCGCCGACCGGTTCGCGGAGTTCGTACCGCTGCTGGACCGGCTGCTCACCGAGGAAGCCGTCAGCCATGAGGGCACCCACTACTCGGCCCGCGAGGCACGGGCCGTCCCCGGCTGCGTCCAGCGTCCGCGGCTGCCGTTCGCCGTCGCCGCGGCCGGGCCGCGCGGTATGCGGCTCGCCGCCCGCCACGGTCAGGCCTGGGTGACCACGGGCGACCCGAAGATCGCCCGGACGGGGACCCCGGAGCAGTCCCGTACGGCGATCGGCGCACAGATCCGGCGGCTGGAGGAGATCTGCGCGGAGACCGGCCGGGACGCCGCCGGGCTCGACCGGATCCTGCTGACCGGCTTCACCCCGGACGGCGGCACCCCCATGGAGTCCCTGGACGCGTTCGTCGACTTCGCGGGCGCCCACTTCGCCCTGGGCATCGACGAGATCGTGATCCACTCCCCGATCCCGGACTCGGAGTTCGCCGCGGAACAGGCGGTCTACGAGAAGATCGCCGTGGACGCCCTGGCCCAGCTGCGCTGACGGCCCCCGGGGCCGTCCCGGAGCGCTGCCCGCCCCCGTACCACCACGGCGGGGGTGGTGGGCCCCTTCTGCCCCGGCACACCCTCTTGTGCCTGGCCGCCACCTCATCCGTGCCCTCGCTCGCACACTCGTGCGGCTCCGTACGGAAGAATGAATGGGTGACCCCTGCAACCGATCCCCGCGGCCCGTCCCCGGCCCTTCCGCCCAGGCTGATCGCCACGGATCTGGACGGCACCCTGCTGCACGACGACAAGACGGTCTCGGAGCGGACCGTCGCCGCGCTCGCCGCCGCCGAGGACGCCGGGATCGAGGTCTTCTTCGTCACCGGCCGCCCCGCCCGCTGGATGGGGGTCGTCAGCGGCCATGTCCACGGCCACGGCCTGGCGATCTGCGCCAACGGCGCGGCCGTCGTCGATCTGCACTCCGGCGGCACCCTCCTCACCGTCCATCCGCTGGAGCGCGCCACCGCCCTCGGCGTCGTACGGACCCTGAGCAGGATCGCGCCCGGCACCACCTTCGGAGTCGAGACCACCGGCGGTTTCCACCATGAACCGGCCTATCCGACGCTGTACGCGGACGAACCCGGGACCATCGTCGCCGCGGCCGAGAAGCTCCTCCACGACGAGGCCGTCGGCGGGGCACCCGTGATGAAACTGCTCGCCCAGCACCCGGAGCTCGCACCGGACACCTTCCACGCACTGGCCCGGGAACACATCGGAGGCCTCGCTTCCGTCACCCGGTCCAGCGCCGGCGCGCTTCTGGAGATCAGCGGGCCGGGCGTGAGCAAGGCCAGCACACTCGCCCGGTGCTGCGCCGAACGCGGCATCTCCGCCGCGGAGGTCGTGGCCTTCGGGGACATGCCGAACGACGTGGAAATGCTCCGCTGGGCCGGAACGTCGTACGCGATGGGCAATGCCCACCCGGAGGTGATCGCCGCGGCGTCGGGGCGGACCGTCGCCAACAACGAGGACGGGGTCGCCGTCGTCATCGAGCGGATACTGCGCAAGCGGACCTGACCCGAACCGGAAGCGGAACCGGAAGCGAAACCGGAAGCGGGAGAGGGAGAAGGGGAACCTGATCGGGACCGGTCGGAACCTCAGGGGTACGCCCCGGTTCCGGAGGGTGGCGCTCCGGACGTCAGCCCGGATCCGAACCGGAGGCGGATGCGGATGCGGATACCAGTGCCACCCCCCGCTCCCGCAGCCAGCCGGCCGGATCCACCCCTGACCCCAGGTACGGGGTGAGCCGCACCTCGAAGTGCAGATGCGGCCCGGTCGAGTTGCCCGTCGACCCGGCGAGCCCGATCACCTGTCCCGTACGCACCCATTCGCGCCGCCCCACCGCCACCGCCGACAGATGCGCGTACTGCGTGTAGTAGCCGCCGGGATGCCGGACGACGATCTGGATGCCGAAGGCGCCGGCACAGGACACGGAGAGCACCCGGCCCGCTCCCACCGAACGGACGGGCGTGCCGATGTCGACGGCGAAGTCCTGGCCCGTATGGCGGTGAGCCCAGCGTTCACCGCCGCTGCCGAAGCTCGCGGACAGCTGGTACCGGTCGACCGGCGGCACCCAGGCCGGGCCGCCCGACGCACCGGGACCCGGTCCCGGCTCCGGACCCGCGGCGCCCCGGGCCGGACCCGCGCACGTCCCCGCCGCGGCCCGGGCCTCCGCCTCGTTCCCGAGCGCCCACCGCGCCGCCTCCAGTCTGCGCTCCAGCCCCTGCCTCACCCGGGCGAGCCGCGCGGTGCGCACGTCCAGGTCGTGCCGTGCCCGGCGGGCGCGCTCCTCGGCCGACGCCAGCTGTTCAGCCGCCGCCCCGGCCCGCGCGAGCAGCCGCTGAACCGCGGTCTCGGCCTGCCGGGCGGCCCGCCGTCCGCGCATCAGCTCGTCCGGATCGCGGGCGAGCAGCAGCCCGGCGGTGGCGGTGAGCTGTCCGCCGGTGCGGTACTGGTCACGGGCGATCGCGCCCACGGCGTCGTGCAGAGAGGCGACTTCGGTACGGCGCCGGGCGAGCTGCTCCTGGAGCCGGGCCAGCGCCGCCCGCTGAACGCCCGCCGCGCGCCGGCTCCGCTCGTGCGCGGCGGTGATCTCCACCGCCGCCTCGAACAGCCGGGCCACCTCGGCGGACGTACTGGTGACGGCCGGTCCGTGGGACGGCTCCGGGCCGGCCGCGCCTGCCCGCGAACCGCCCCCGGGGGCCGCCGGGGCCGTGGAGTCTTCGGAGTGAGCGTGACCCGCGGCTTCGGGCCCGGACTGTTCGGGGTGTCCGGGGTGTCCGGTGAATCCGGTACGTTCCGGATCTCCCGGCTCCGGTCCGGCCCGGCCCTCCGCCCCCGGCCGCTCTCCCGGCGGGGGCGCGGCCATCTCCGCCGCCTCGCCGGAAACCACCGGGCTCCCGGCCGGTCCGGCCGTCGCCGCGGTTCCGCCCGCGCCGGCGGCCACCGCCGGGCCGGGCACCAGCAGCACGCACACCGCCATCACCAGAACGGACAGGGGCGACCGGCGGCTTCGGCACAGGCACATGTTCCGGATCGTCACCCGCGGGCGCCCCGATCCCGGGGAGCGCCAGGGGTCGTACGGCCACCCGGACCAGCGAATCCCCCCGCCCCGCCGACCCCTCACCCGGCCCGCACCCTCCCGGCCGACCGTAAACACCGCGCCCACGGCCCCGCGCCCGCACGCTCACCGCGGCCTACAGCGGCGCCTCCCAGCGGACCGTCGTCCCCTGGCCGTCCTCGCCGATCCCCGGCCCGCAGGTGCTCGACCCGCCCAGCGACTCCGCCCGCCGCGCCAGATTGCGCAGCCCGCTGCGCCGCCCCCCGGCCGGGATGCCGACCCCGTCGTCGGCGACCGTCAGCCGTACCCCGTCCGATCCGCCCGGCAGCTTCACCGTGGCGTCCACGACGACGTCGATACGCGAGGCGTCCGCGTGCCGGAAGGCGTTCGACAGCGCCTCCCGCAGCGCCGCGATCAGGTTCTTGCCGGTCAGCTCGCCGACGATGGTGTCCACCGGCCCCAGAAAACGGTGGCCGGGGGTGAAGCCGAGCGGGACGGCCGCCATATTGATCTCGCGCAGGACCCGGGTCCGCAGTCCGGACGGTGCCTCCGCCGGTCCCTGCTGGAGCGCGAAAATCGCCGTACGGATCTCCTGAATGGTCACGTCCAGTTCGTCGACGGCCTTGCCGACCCCGTCCTGGACGGCGGGTACCCGGGACCGGCGCTGTGCCCCCTCCAGCATCATCCCGGTCGCGAACAGCCGCTGGATCACCAGATCGTGCAGATCACGGGCGATCCGGTCCCGGTCCTCGTAGACCGCGAGCCGCTCCCGGTCCCGCTGCGCCTCGGCCATGATCAGGGCCAGTGCGGCCTGGGCGGCGAACTGTGTGGCGAGGGTCCGCTCCGCCTCCGTGAACTGCCGGGCGCCCCGGGCGCGCGGGGTGGCCAGCGCCCCCAGCACCCGGCCACCGCTCTGGAGCGGCAGCATCATGCAGGGCCCGTACCGTCCGGCGCTGCGGGTGATCACCCGTGGGTCGGTGGCCGCGTCCGCGACGAACACCGGCTCCCCGGCCAGCAGCCTTTCGATCACCGGGCTCTCCGGCGGCATCACCTCGCCCAGGACGGTCCCGGGCCCGTCGGTCGCGACGGCGACGACCTCCAGACCGCCTTCGTCGGCCGGGAGCAGAACGATTCCGGCGGCCGCGTCGGCAAGCCTGCGGGCCTGTTCGGCGACGACGGTCAGAGCGTCCTCGGCATCACCGCCGGACAGCAGGGCGGTGGTGACGGCGACCGAACCGTCGATCCACCGTTCGCGCTGGCGGGCGGCCTCGTACAGCCGGGCGTTGCCGATGGCGATGCCCGCCTCCGTGGCCAGTACCCGCACCATGTGGAGGTCGTAGTCGTTGAACTCGGCCCCGCCCCGCTTCTCCGCGAGGTAGAGATTGCCGAAGATCTCGCCCTGGACCCGGATGGGGACACCGAGAAAGGTCCGCATCGGCGGATGTCCGGGCGGGAAACCGGCCGCGCGGGGGTCGGTGGTCAGATCGGCGAGCATCACGTTCGCCGGATCGTGGATCAGCGCGCCGAGCAGGCCCCGCCGGCCGTCGGGCCGGTGACCGATCCGAGCGGCGGTCTCCTCGTCGATCCCATGGGTGACGAAGTCGGAGAGCCCCCGGCCCTCCTCGTCGACGACGCCGATCGCCGCATAGCGGGCATCGGCGAGTTCGGCCGCGGTCTCGCAGATCCGATCGAGGGTGGTGTGCAGTTCCAGACCCGTGCCGACGGACCGCATCGCCTCCAGCAACTGCGGTACCCGGGCGGTCAGCTCGGTGGACAGCCCCTGGAGGCTGCGGGTCACCCGGGTCGCGGCCTCCAGCGGATCCCCTGTTTCCCCCCGTTCCCCCGATTCCTCCGGTTCTCCGGGTTCCACCATTTCCACCGTTTCCCCGGGGTCCCGCAGCCGGTCCGGCACATCGTCGGTGTCGGCGTCGGTGGGGTCCGGGACGGGCTCTGTCATGCCCTTGAGCCTAGTAATTCCGATTTGGCGAGAAAAGTCGGCTCCCTCGGGCGCCATGCGGCTGTCGCGGCGCCCGGACCGTCCGGAGCGTCCCGAACGCGCCCCCCGCTCACCTCGGGCGGCCTGCCCGGGGTCGCGCGACCGCCGCACCGACACCGCCCGCCCAGACCACTCAGAGTGCTCAGAGTGCTCCGGCCGTCTCCAGTACTTCCTCCGCCGTCGCGTCCGTGGCCCGTTCCCGCTCCAGCATCCGCCGCAGCGGTCCGTCGACCGCGGCCAATTCGGCGTACGGACCGCGCTGCACGGCCCGCCCGTCCGCCAGCACCACCACCTCGTCGACCGTGTCGAGCCCCCGGAGCCGATGGGTGATCAGCACGGTCGCCCCGCCCCGGCCGGTCCGTCCCTCCGTCGCCGCCAGCAGATCCGCGGTCAGCGCGTCGGCCGTGGCCAGGTCGAGATGTTCGGCCGGCTCGTCGAGGACGAGAACGGGGAAGTCGGCGAGGAGGGCCCGGGCCAGCGCGAGCCGCTGCCGCTGCCCCCCGGAGAGCCGGGCGCCGTGTTCCCCGACCAGGGTGTCCAGGCCCTGCGGCAGCCCGTCGACCCACTCCAGGAGCCGGGCCTCGTCGAGGGCCCGCCGCAGTTCGTCCTCCGTGGCGCCGGGGCGGCCGATGCGCAGGTTCTCGCGGACCGAGCTGTCGAAGACATGGGCGTCCTGGGCACAGAGTCCGACGAAACCGCGGACGGTGTCGCCGTCGAGGGTCCGGGCGTCGACCCCGGCCA is part of the Streptomyces qinzhouensis genome and harbors:
- a CDS encoding GAF domain-containing sensor histidine kinase, which translates into the protein MVEPGEPEESGERGETGDPLEAATRVTRSLQGLSTELTARVPQLLEAMRSVGTGLELHTTLDRICETAAELADARYAAIGVVDEEGRGLSDFVTHGIDEETAARIGHRPDGRRGLLGALIHDPANVMLADLTTDPRAAGFPPGHPPMRTFLGVPIRVQGEIFGNLYLAEKRGGAEFNDYDLHMVRVLATEAGIAIGNARLYEAARQRERWIDGSVAVTTALLSGGDAEDALTVVAEQARRLADAAAGIVLLPADEGGLEVVAVATDGPGTVLGEVMPPESPVIERLLAGEPVFVADAATDPRVITRSAGRYGPCMMLPLQSGGRVLGALATPRARGARQFTEAERTLATQFAAQAALALIMAEAQRDRERLAVYEDRDRIARDLHDLVIQRLFATGMMLEGAQRRSRVPAVQDGVGKAVDELDVTIQEIRTAIFALQQGPAEAPSGLRTRVLREINMAAVPLGFTPGHRFLGPVDTIVGELTGKNLIAALREALSNAFRHADASRIDVVVDATVKLPGGSDGVRLTVADDGVGIPAGGRRSGLRNLARRAESLGGSSTCGPGIGEDGQGTTVRWEAPL
- a CDS encoding LLM class flavin-dependent oxidoreductase encodes the protein MRLSTVILPVHRWSEGQKIWQQAEDLGFHTAYTYDHLTWRTFRDGPWFGALPTLTAAASVTGRIRLGTLVTSPNFRHPVPLAKELMALDDISGGRFTLGIGAGGDGFDATALGQEPWTPRERADRFAEFVPLLDRLLTEEAVSHEGTHYSAREARAVPGCVQRPRLPFAVAAAGPRGMRLAARHGQAWVTTGDPKIARTGTPEQSRTAIGAQIRRLEEICAETGRDAAGLDRILLTGFTPDGGTPMESLDAFVDFAGAHFALGIDEIVIHSPIPDSEFAAEQAVYEKIAVDALAQLR
- a CDS encoding Cof-type HAD-IIB family hydrolase, encoding MTPATDPRGPSPALPPRLIATDLDGTLLHDDKTVSERTVAALAAAEDAGIEVFFVTGRPARWMGVVSGHVHGHGLAICANGAAVVDLHSGGTLLTVHPLERATALGVVRTLSRIAPGTTFGVETTGGFHHEPAYPTLYADEPGTIVAAAEKLLHDEAVGGAPVMKLLAQHPELAPDTFHALAREHIGGLASVTRSSAGALLEISGPGVSKASTLARCCAERGISAAEVVAFGDMPNDVEMLRWAGTSYAMGNAHPEVIAAASGRTVANNEDGVAVVIERILRKRT
- a CDS encoding peptidoglycan DD-metalloendopeptidase family protein, which encodes MCLCRSRRSPLSVLVMAVCVLLVPGPAVAAGAGGTAATAGPAGSPVVSGEAAEMAAPPPGERPGAEGRAGPEPGDPERTGFTGHPGHPEQSGPEAAGHAHSEDSTAPAAPGGGSRAGAAGPEPSHGPAVTSTSAEVARLFEAAVEITAAHERSRRAAGVQRAALARLQEQLARRRTEVASLHDAVGAIARDQYRTGGQLTATAGLLLARDPDELMRGRRAARQAETAVQRLLARAGAAAEQLASAEERARRARHDLDVRTARLARVRQGLERRLEAARWALGNEAEARAAAGTCAGPARGAAGPEPGPGPGASGGPAWVPPVDRYQLSASFGSGGERWAHRHTGQDFAVDIGTPVRSVGAGRVLSVSCAGAFGIQIVVRHPGGYYTQYAHLSAVAVGRREWVRTGQVIGLAGSTGNSTGPHLHFEVRLTPYLGSGVDPAGWLRERGVALVSASASASGSDPG